One part of the Xiphophorus hellerii strain 12219 chromosome 17, Xiphophorus_hellerii-4.1, whole genome shotgun sequence genome encodes these proteins:
- the btg1 gene encoding protein BTG1, with protein sequence MHPLCARGTMKPEINAAVGFLSRFLRVKGHVNDRQVQTFSQSLQDILSEQYKHHWFPDKPCKGSGYRCIRINHKMDPLVGQAGQRIGLTIQQLYLLLPSELTLWVDPFEVSYRIGEDGSICVLYESQPGPVGMPLSASSALGHGSVGPMVDSHLSCKEEMRVLGRTSPSKAYNNMMTVSS encoded by the exons ATGCATCCCCTTTGTGCCCGTGGAACGATGAAACCAGAAATAAACGCCGCCGTCGGGTTTCTGTCGAGATTTCTGAGAGTAAAAGGACACGTAAACGACCGACAGGTCCAAACGTTCAGCCAAAGCTTACAGGACATTCTGTCAG AGCAATATAAGCACCACTGGTTCCCAGACAAGCCCTGCAAGGGCTCGGGTTACCGCTGCATCCGCATCAATCACAAGATGGATCCACTGGTCGGGCAGGCGGGCCAGCGCATCGGCCTTACCATCCAGCAACTCTACCTGCTGCTGCCCAGCGAGCTCACCCTTTGGGTGGACCCCTTCGAGGTGTCCTACCGCATCGGCGAGGACGGCTCCATCTGCGTCCTGTACGAGTCACAGCCTGGGCCCGTTGGCATGCCCCTGTCCGCCAGCTCTGCCTTAGGACACGGGTCTGTTGGCCCCATGGTGGACAGTCACCTCAGCTGTAAGGAGGAAATGAGGGTGCTGGGCAGGACCAGTCCCTCCAAAGCCTACAATAACATGATGACTGTGTCCAGTTAA